A single region of the Neotabrizicola shimadae genome encodes:
- a CDS encoding transporter, whose protein sequence is MRQLLVAVVAVVLAGQAGAQAVPDETVWPKPRLSYSSAGTPAGGDSEQSLATQLSNPVADLISVPFQLNWNQGIGDGNGTQTYMNIQPVIPISISEDWNLISRTILPLVSFSDLTPDFGTVNGLGNTTQSFFFSPKAPTKGGLIWGVGPVFNVPTATNGIAPNQWGAGITGVVLTQKHGWTLGMLANQIWSVNKEEQFGESSNMFLQPFISYSTKKATSITLNTESTYNWVDETWSVPINFTVGQIIKLGGKPVQITGGVRYWAESPDEAAEGWGARLVVTYLFPKGKG, encoded by the coding sequence ATGAGACAGCTTCTGGTTGCGGTTGTTGCGGTTGTGCTGGCGGGACAGGCGGGGGCGCAGGCGGTGCCTGACGAGACGGTCTGGCCCAAGCCGAGATTGAGCTATTCGTCGGCGGGGACCCCGGCGGGCGGGGACAGCGAGCAATCGCTGGCGACGCAGTTGTCGAACCCGGTGGCCGACCTGATCTCGGTGCCGTTTCAGTTGAACTGGAACCAGGGCATCGGGGATGGCAACGGAACCCAGACCTACATGAACATCCAGCCGGTGATCCCGATCTCGATCTCGGAGGACTGGAACCTGATCTCGCGGACCATCCTGCCGCTGGTTTCGTTCAGCGACCTGACGCCGGATTTCGGGACGGTGAACGGGCTGGGGAACACGACGCAGAGCTTCTTCTTTTCGCCAAAGGCGCCCACGAAGGGCGGGCTGATCTGGGGTGTGGGGCCGGTGTTCAACGTGCCGACCGCCACCAACGGGATTGCGCCGAACCAGTGGGGGGCGGGGATCACCGGGGTGGTGTTGACGCAGAAGCATGGCTGGACGCTTGGGATGCTGGCCAACCAGATCTGGTCGGTGAACAAGGAGGAGCAGTTCGGCGAGAGCTCGAACATGTTCCTGCAGCCGTTCATCAGCTATTCCACCAAGAAGGCGACCTCGATCACGCTGAACACCGAATCCACCTACAATTGGGTGGATGAGACCTGGTCTGTGCCGATCAACTTTACCGTGGGCCAGATCATCAAGCTGGGTGGCAAGCCCGTGCAGATCACCGGGGGCGTGCGGTACTGGGCGGAGAGCCCGGATGAGGCGGCAGAGGGATGGGGGGCGCGGCTGGTGGTGACCTATCTGTTCCCCAAGGGCAAGGGCTGA
- a CDS encoding aspartate carbamoyltransferase catalytic subunit gives MTFRARHLLGIEHLAPDEIRTVLDLADRYVDLNRRTVKQSDVLAGLTQINMFFENSTRTQASFELAGKRLGADVMNMSVASSSVKKGETLIDTAMTLNAMHPDLLVVRHPSSGAVNLLAQKVDCAVLNAGDGRHEHPTQALLDALTIRRAKGRIQRLTVAICGDIAHSRVARSNLILLGKMENRIRLVAPPTLMPAGVQDFGCELYDDMAAGLKDADVVMMLRLQRERMDGGFIPSEREYYHRFGLDADKLAHAKPDAIVMHPGPMNRGVEIDGTLADDINRSVIQEQVEMGVAVRMACMDLLARNLRAARGAKALGVMA, from the coding sequence ATGACCTTCCGCGCCCGCCACCTTCTTGGCATCGAACACCTGGCCCCCGACGAGATTCGCACCGTGCTGGATCTGGCCGACCGCTATGTCGACCTGAACCGGCGCACGGTGAAGCAATCCGACGTGCTGGCGGGGCTGACGCAGATCAACATGTTCTTCGAGAACTCGACGCGCACGCAGGCCAGTTTCGAACTGGCCGGCAAGCGTTTGGGCGCCGATGTGATGAACATGTCGGTGGCGTCTTCCAGCGTGAAGAAGGGCGAGACGCTGATCGACACGGCGATGACGCTGAACGCGATGCACCCCGACCTTCTGGTAGTGCGCCATCCCTCCAGCGGCGCGGTGAACCTTCTGGCGCAGAAGGTGGATTGCGCGGTGCTGAATGCGGGCGACGGGCGGCACGAGCATCCGACGCAGGCGCTGCTTGATGCGCTGACCATCCGGCGGGCCAAGGGGCGCATCCAGCGGCTGACCGTGGCGATCTGCGGTGACATCGCGCACAGCCGGGTGGCACGGTCGAACCTGATCCTGCTGGGCAAGATGGAGAATCGCATCCGCCTGGTGGCGCCGCCCACGCTGATGCCCGCGGGGGTGCAGGATTTCGGCTGCGAGTTGTACGACGACATGGCGGCGGGGCTGAAGGATGCCGACGTGGTGATGATGCTGCGGCTTCAGCGCGAACGGATGGACGGCGGGTTCATTCCGTCGGAGCGGGAATATTACCACCGCTTCGGGCTGGACGCCGACAAGCTGGCCCATGCCAAGCCCGATGCCATCGTCATGCATCCGGGGCCCATGAACCGCGGCGTCGAGATCGACGGCACGCTGGCGGACGACATCAACCGGAGCGTGATCCAGGAACAGGTCGAGATGGGCGTGGCGGTGCGCATGGCCTGCATGGACCTGCTGGCGCGGAACTTGCGGGCGGCGCGGGGGGCGAAGGCCCTGGGTGTGATGGCCTGA
- a CDS encoding alpha/beta hydrolase has protein sequence MDWRDDWDRAYANGAFIAGADAFPARWEQAAAAFRDGARMAVLRHGPGAREETDLFLPEGTPRGLMVFVHGGYWLAFGRRDWSHLAAGALARGWAVAMPSYPLAPEVRISAMTLSVAAAVRVAMAEVAGPVVVTGHSAGGHLSARMGNPDCAPDVAARVVRVVPISPLADLGPIMRTGMNEKLRLDAAECAAESPARHGLRAGCEAHVWVGAEERPSFLWQARVLSEEWGCPWTADPGRHHFDVVDPLADPASPLVTALLDGL, from the coding sequence ATGGATTGGCGCGACGATTGGGACCGGGCCTATGCCAATGGGGCCTTCATTGCCGGGGCCGATGCCTTTCCGGCGCGGTGGGAACAGGCGGCGGCGGCGTTCCGTGACGGTGCGCGCATGGCTGTGCTGCGGCATGGGCCCGGCGCGCGGGAGGAGACTGACCTGTTCCTGCCAGAGGGCACGCCGCGCGGGCTGATGGTCTTTGTGCATGGCGGCTATTGGCTGGCCTTCGGGCGGCGGGACTGGTCGCATCTGGCGGCGGGGGCGCTGGCGCGGGGCTGGGCGGTGGCGATGCCGTCCTATCCGCTGGCGCCCGAGGTGCGGATTTCGGCGATGACCCTGTCGGTCGCGGCGGCGGTGCGGGTGGCGATGGCCGAGGTGGCGGGGCCGGTGGTGGTGACCGGCCATTCCGCGGGCGGACATCTTTCGGCGCGGATGGGCAACCCCGATTGCGCGCCGGACGTGGCGGCACGTGTGGTGCGTGTGGTGCCGATCTCGCCCCTGGCCGATCTGGGGCCGATCATGCGGACCGGGATGAACGAGAAGCTGCGGCTGGATGCGGCGGAATGTGCGGCGGAAAGCCCGGCGCGGCATGGGCTGCGGGCCGGGTGCGAAGCGCATGTCTGGGTGGGGGCAGAGGAGCGGCCATCCTTCCTGTGGCAGGCGCGGGTCTTGAGCGAGGAATGGGGCTGCCCCTGGACGGCCGATCCGGGACGGCACCATTTCGACGTGGTCGACCCGCTGGCCGATCCGGCGAGCCCGCTGGTGACGGCGCTGCTGGACGGGCTGTGA
- a CDS encoding NAD-dependent succinate-semialdehyde dehydrogenase, translating to MLDSVTDLRSILKDPSLLPTKAYVGGEWIEAEGGKTFAVTNPARGDVIAHVPDLSRTDAARAIEVADRARHEWAARTGKERAAVLRKLFDLMMANQDDLAAILTAEMGKPLAEAKGEIAYGAAYVEWFAEEAKRIYGETIPGHLRDKRITVIKQPVGVACSITPWNFPNAMMTRKMAPALAAGCGFVARPAAETPLSAVAVAVLAERAGLPAGVFSVITSKRASEIGKEFCENRRVRKLTFTGSTEVGRILLRQAADNVLKCSMELGGNAPFIVFDDADLDAAVAGAMVSKFRNNGQTCVCANRIYVQAGVYDAFAEKLAVAVKKLKVGDGLVAGTEAGPLINEDAVAKVEEHIADVLAGGGKIVTGGKRHELGGTFYEPTVLTGVTDDMKVATEETFGPVAPLFRFETEEEVIAHANNTIFGLASYFYARDIGRITRVQEALEYGMVGVNTGLISTEVAPFGGVKQSGLGREGSHHGIEDYLEMKYICLSV from the coding sequence ATGCTCGATTCCGTGACCGATCTGCGCTCCATCCTCAAGGACCCATCGCTCCTGCCCACCAAGGCTTATGTCGGTGGCGAATGGATCGAGGCAGAGGGCGGCAAGACCTTCGCCGTGACCAACCCGGCGCGCGGCGATGTCATCGCCCATGTGCCTGACCTCAGCCGCACCGATGCCGCCCGCGCCATCGAAGTGGCCGACCGCGCCCGCCACGAATGGGCGGCCCGCACCGGCAAGGAACGCGCCGCGGTGCTGCGCAAGCTCTTTGACCTGATGATGGCCAACCAGGACGACCTCGCCGCCATCCTGACAGCCGAAATGGGCAAGCCGCTGGCCGAGGCCAAGGGCGAAATCGCCTATGGCGCGGCCTATGTCGAATGGTTCGCCGAGGAAGCCAAGCGCATCTACGGCGAAACCATCCCCGGCCACCTGCGCGACAAGCGCATCACCGTCATCAAGCAGCCGGTCGGCGTCGCCTGCTCGATCACGCCCTGGAACTTCCCGAACGCGATGATGACCCGCAAGATGGCCCCGGCGCTGGCCGCGGGCTGCGGTTTCGTCGCCCGCCCCGCGGCGGAAACGCCGCTCTCGGCCGTGGCCGTGGCGGTGCTCGCCGAACGCGCGGGCCTGCCTGCCGGCGTCTTCTCGGTCATCACCTCGAAGCGCGCCTCCGAGATCGGCAAGGAATTCTGCGAAAACCGCCGCGTGCGGAAACTCACCTTCACCGGCTCCACCGAGGTCGGTCGCATCCTCTTGCGCCAGGCGGCCGACAACGTGCTGAAATGCTCCATGGAACTGGGCGGCAACGCGCCCTTCATCGTGTTCGACGACGCCGACCTCGATGCCGCCGTGGCCGGCGCGATGGTGTCCAAGTTCCGCAACAACGGCCAGACCTGCGTCTGCGCCAACCGCATCTATGTCCAGGCCGGCGTCTATGACGCCTTCGCTGAAAAGCTGGCGGTCGCGGTGAAGAAGCTGAAGGTCGGCGATGGCCTCGTGGCCGGCACCGAAGCCGGCCCGCTGATCAACGAGGATGCGGTCGCCAAGGTCGAGGAACACATCGCCGATGTGCTGGCCGGCGGCGGCAAGATCGTGACCGGCGGCAAGCGCCACGAGCTCGGCGGCACTTTCTACGAGCCCACCGTTCTGACCGGCGTGACCGACGACATGAAGGTGGCAACCGAGGAAACCTTCGGCCCGGTCGCCCCCCTCTTCCGGTTCGAGACGGAAGAAGAGGTGATCGCCCATGCCAACAACACGATCTTCGGCCTCGCCTCCTACTTCTACGCCCGCGACATCGGCCGCATCACCCGCGTCCAGGAGGCGCTGGAATATGGCATGGTCGGCGTCAACACTGGCCTGATCTCCACCGAGGTCGCGCCTTTCGGCGGGGTCAAGCAATCCGGCCTCGGCCGCGAGGGCAGCCACCACGGCATCGAGGACTACCTCGAAATGAAATACATCTGCCTCTCGGTCTGA
- a CDS encoding hemolysin family protein, which yields MFVELSIIFALILLNGALAMSELAVVSSRPARLKPMIDAGRSGAASALKLAEDPGRFLSTVQIGITAVGVLSGAFSGATLGPRLASVLSDMGVSPQNADRIGVAAVVVALTYLSLIVGELVPKQVALKNPEAIAVRVAPAMVLLSKAASPVVWLLDTSGRLLLRLLGQSGESKSRVTEEEVRTILAEARFEGVIEDEEQEMLTGVMRLADRSARALMTPRRDVEMIEADATPAEVRAAFRRIARPRIPVRRGDEVLGVLYLTDVFEALTTNKPLDPQALMREVPVVSDQADALDVIEILRGSSNHIALVYDEYGTFEGIITTGDILEAITGSFLESHENEPAMVERADGGWLVSGWMPADEFCDRLSIPRDLAGGYETVAGLVLNQLGRLPRLGEHLEAAGWRIEVVDLDDRRIDKVLVTRP from the coding sequence ATGTTCGTCGAACTTTCCATCATCTTTGCCCTGATCCTTCTGAACGGGGCGCTCGCCATGTCCGAACTCGCGGTGGTCTCGTCCCGCCCGGCGCGGCTGAAACCGATGATCGACGCGGGCCGCTCCGGCGCAGCCTCGGCGCTGAAGCTTGCGGAAGACCCCGGCCGGTTCCTTTCGACCGTTCAGATCGGCATCACCGCCGTGGGCGTGCTGTCGGGCGCTTTCTCCGGCGCCACGCTCGGCCCGCGCCTCGCCTCGGTGCTGTCCGACATGGGCGTCTCGCCGCAGAACGCCGACCGCATCGGCGTGGCCGCCGTGGTCGTGGCGCTGACCTACCTTTCGCTGATCGTGGGCGAACTGGTGCCCAAGCAGGTCGCCTTGAAGAACCCCGAGGCCATCGCCGTCCGCGTGGCCCCGGCCATGGTGCTGCTGTCGAAGGCGGCAAGCCCGGTGGTCTGGCTGCTGGACACCTCGGGACGGCTTCTCCTGCGCCTTCTCGGCCAGTCCGGCGAAAGCAAGTCCCGCGTCACCGAGGAAGAGGTGCGCACCATCCTCGCCGAGGCCCGCTTCGAAGGCGTGATCGAGGACGAGGAGCAGGAGATGCTCACCGGCGTCATGCGCCTGGCCGACCGCTCGGCCCGCGCCCTGATGACCCCGCGCCGCGATGTCGAGATGATCGAGGCCGACGCCACCCCCGCCGAGGTCCGCGCCGCCTTCCGCCGCATCGCCCGCCCGCGCATCCCCGTCCGCCGCGGCGACGAGGTGCTGGGCGTCCTCTACCTCACCGACGTGTTTGAGGCGCTCACCACCAACAAGCCGCTCGATCCCCAGGCCCTGATGCGCGAGGTGCCCGTGGTCTCGGACCAGGCCGATGCGCTGGACGTGATCGAAATCCTGCGCGGCTCGTCCAACCACATTGCGCTGGTCTACGACGAATACGGGACGTTCGAGGGCATCATCACCACCGGCGACATCCTCGAAGCCATCACCGGCTCCTTCCTCGAATCGCACGAGAACGAACCCGCCATGGTCGAACGCGCCGATGGCGGCTGGCTGGTCTCGGGCTGGATGCCGGCCGACGAATTCTGCGACCGGCTTTCGATCCCGCGCGACCTTGCCGGCGGCTACGAAACCGTGGCGGGCCTCGTGCTGAACCAGTTGGGCCGCCTGCCCCGCCTGGGCGAACATCTGGAAGCCGCGGGCTGGCGTATCGAGGTGGTCGATCTCGACGACCGCCGCATCGACAAGGTGCTCGTCACCCGTCCCTGA
- a CDS encoding peptidoglycan-binding domain-containing protein, whose amino-acid sequence MTRKLSLTLTLAAALAAAPLAPAHAWGEKEQNALLGLAALGTIGALYWKSQQARVAPAPAPVYAPAYAPAPFRPTVSSSGSSIYATPVASAFNSYSYGERQRIQSRLKGWGYYAGGVDAAFGPGTYSAIAAYARDGNESQRLSTTAGAYALLDGLLF is encoded by the coding sequence ATGACCCGCAAGCTCTCGCTGACCCTGACCCTCGCCGCCGCGCTCGCCGCCGCCCCCCTCGCCCCCGCCCATGCCTGGGGCGAGAAGGAACAGAACGCGCTCCTCGGCCTCGCGGCACTCGGCACCATCGGCGCGCTCTACTGGAAAAGCCAGCAAGCCCGCGTCGCCCCCGCCCCCGCGCCCGTCTACGCCCCCGCCTATGCCCCCGCGCCCTTCCGCCCGACCGTCTCTTCCTCGGGCAGCTCGATCTATGCCACCCCGGTCGCCTCGGCCTTCAACAGCTACAGCTACGGCGAACGCCAGCGCATCCAGAGCCGCCTGAAGGGCTGGGGCTACTATGCCGGCGGCGTCGATGCCGCCTTCGGCCCCGGCACCTATTCCGCCATCGCCGCCTATGCCCGCGACGGCAATGAATCGCAGCGACTCTCCACCACCGCCGGCGCCTATGCGCTCCTGGACGGCCTGCTGTTCTGA
- a CDS encoding RNA polymerase sigma factor: protein MDTPDEMLARAAAQGDRAAFATLLARHYDRLHGFCWRLTGSRTEAEDLTQDICAALPAKLQGWRGEARFTTWLYRIAVNAAHDLRRRQATRAKAALGWGDWELARQDEIAVEREAQDWLATAMSSLSPDLRDTVALTLGEGLTQGEAAEILGLSEGTVAWRMSEVKKRLKAMAKAEGMT, encoded by the coding sequence ATGGACACGCCCGACGAAATGCTGGCCCGCGCGGCGGCGCAAGGCGACCGCGCGGCCTTTGCCACGCTGCTGGCCCGGCATTACGACCGCCTGCACGGCTTCTGCTGGCGCCTCACCGGCAGCCGGACCGAGGCGGAAGACCTGACGCAAGACATCTGCGCCGCGCTGCCTGCCAAGCTGCAAGGCTGGCGGGGCGAGGCGCGCTTCACCACCTGGCTCTACCGCATCGCCGTCAACGCCGCCCATGACCTGCGCCGCCGCCAGGCCACCCGCGCGAAAGCCGCGCTCGGCTGGGGCGACTGGGAGCTTGCCCGCCAGGACGAGATCGCCGTGGAACGCGAAGCGCAGGACTGGCTCGCCACCGCCATGTCCAGCCTCTCGCCCGACCTGCGCGACACCGTGGCTCTGACGCTTGGCGAGGGCCTCACCCAGGGCGAGGCGGCCGAGATCCTGGGCCTCTCCGAAGGCACCGTCGCCTGGCGCATGTCGGAGGTGAAGAAGCGCCTGAAGGCGATGGCGAAGGCGGAGGGGATGACATGA
- a CDS encoding vWA domain-containing protein codes for MTDDFDRLTAALKSAPPPEPGAKEAALRLAMENYDRLQASAAGARPSLDPPHKAGFLTGVLAMLKSLATRPLLAATTSAAALGLGLVVILPQMQAPPGPALPPATQTEAAPARPATRAATESPADARAKSVAPAMAEADAPAPEPLADTAAGTVAAAPPPAAPEAAPASQGGITPTGEMRNGVISPSDMIAPAPEPNTETFADFDPNPVKITAEQPVSTFSADVDTASWSILRSSLNAGQLPPPEAVRIEEMVNYFPYAYPAPEPGAAPFRPSVTVMPTPWNADTRLVVIGLQGAMPAIADRPPLNLVFLIDTSGSMDEPSKLPLLKQSLRLMLPGLRPEDQIAIVAYAGSAGTVLPPTPASDRATISAALDRLSAGGATAGAEGLALAYQEATRMAAPGEVSRVILATDGDFNVGISDPDALKDFIAKERDSGTYLSVLGFGRGNLDDATMQALAQTGNGTAAYIDTANEARKVLVDQLTGALFPIADDVKFQVEWNPAQVAEYRLIGYETRALNREDFNNDKVDAGEIGAGLQVTALYEIAAPGSPGLKTDPLRYGTEPVPMTTDELGFLRLRWKAPGATESQLIEQPILPTDTPPSEDARFAAAIAGMGQLLTGGTYLGNWGWDQAIALAEGAKGEDPWGYRTEAVNLMRMAQALER; via the coding sequence ATGACCGACGATTTCGACCGCCTCACCGCCGCGCTGAAATCTGCCCCTCCGCCCGAACCGGGGGCGAAAGAGGCCGCGCTTCGGCTGGCCATGGAAAACTACGACCGGCTCCAAGCTTCGGCGGCCGGGGCACGTCCCAGTCTCGATCCCCCGCATAAGGCGGGGTTCCTGACCGGAGTGCTCGCCATGCTGAAATCCCTCGCCACCCGCCCGCTCCTTGCCGCCACCACCTCGGCGGCCGCTCTGGGCCTTGGCCTTGTCGTGATCCTGCCGCAGATGCAGGCCCCGCCCGGACCCGCCCTGCCGCCCGCGACGCAGACCGAAGCCGCGCCTGCCAGACCCGCGACCCGCGCAGCCACGGAATCCCCTGCCGACGCCCGCGCCAAGAGTGTCGCACCGGCCATGGCCGAAGCCGACGCGCCAGCCCCAGAGCCGCTGGCCGATACCGCAGCGGGCACCGTTGCCGCCGCTCCGCCACCCGCGGCCCCCGAGGCCGCGCCGGCCAGTCAGGGCGGGATCACACCCACGGGGGAAATGCGCAATGGCGTGATCTCCCCCTCAGACATGATCGCGCCCGCGCCCGAGCCCAACACCGAAACCTTCGCCGATTTCGACCCCAACCCGGTGAAGATCACCGCCGAACAGCCGGTTTCCACCTTCTCGGCCGATGTCGATACCGCCTCGTGGTCGATCCTCCGCTCGTCCCTCAACGCCGGGCAACTCCCGCCGCCCGAGGCCGTGCGCATCGAAGAGATGGTGAACTACTTCCCCTATGCCTACCCCGCGCCGGAACCGGGCGCCGCACCCTTCCGCCCCTCGGTCACGGTCATGCCGACGCCCTGGAACGCGGACACCCGCCTTGTCGTCATCGGCCTGCAAGGCGCGATGCCCGCCATCGCCGACCGTCCGCCGCTGAACCTCGTGTTCCTCATCGACACCTCCGGCTCGATGGACGAACCGTCGAAATTGCCGCTCCTCAAGCAGTCCCTCCGCCTCATGCTCCCCGGCCTGCGCCCGGAAGACCAGATCGCCATCGTCGCCTATGCCGGCTCGGCCGGCACCGTGCTGCCCCCCACCCCGGCCAGCGACCGCGCCACCATCTCTGCCGCACTCGACCGCCTCTCCGCCGGCGGCGCCACCGCCGGGGCCGAAGGGCTGGCGCTGGCCTACCAGGAGGCCACAAGGATGGCCGCCCCCGGCGAGGTCAGCCGCGTGATCCTTGCCACCGACGGCGATTTCAACGTCGGTATCAGCGACCCTGACGCACTCAAGGATTTCATCGCCAAGGAGCGTGACAGCGGCACTTACCTGTCGGTCCTCGGCTTCGGCCGCGGCAACCTCGACGACGCCACGATGCAGGCCCTCGCCCAAACCGGCAACGGCACCGCCGCCTATATCGACACCGCGAACGAGGCGCGGAAGGTACTGGTCGACCAGCTCACCGGCGCGCTTTTCCCCATCGCCGACGACGTGAAATTCCAGGTCGAATGGAACCCCGCCCAGGTCGCCGAATACCGCCTGATCGGCTACGAGACCCGCGCGCTCAACCGCGAGGACTTCAACAACGACAAGGTGGATGCCGGCGAAATCGGCGCGGGCCTGCAAGTCACCGCACTCTACGAGATCGCCGCCCCCGGCAGCCCCGGCCTCAAGACCGATCCCCTGCGCTACGGCACAGAGCCGGTGCCCATGACCACCGATGAACTCGGCTTCCTCCGCCTGCGCTGGAAAGCCCCAGGCGCAACCGAAAGCCAGCTCATCGAACAACCCATCCTGCCCACCGACACCCCACCGTCAGAAGACGCCCGCTTCGCCGCCGCCATCGCCGGCATGGGCCAACTGCTGACCGGCGGCACCTACCTGGGCAACTGGGGCTGGGACCAGGCCATCGCGCTGGCCGAGGGCGCCAAGGGCGAAGACCCCTGGGGCTACCGCACCGAGGCCGTCAACCTCATGCGCATGGCCCAGGCGCTGGAACGGTGA
- a CDS encoding trans-sulfuration enzyme family protein — protein sequence MAGQGEGQRPATRALDGGLRPDPVTGAIAPGISMSVNNLFVPGEAGFSAEGADLTQQPFLYARWTNPTVRDLERRLAALEGAEDAMAAATGVGAIAAVFLGLLKAGDHLIVSDVCYAGAFELATRVLTDLGIAVTPVNLSDLAAAEAAIRPETRLIHAETPCNPILRLTDLAALSALAHARGVLVSVDSTLATPVITRPLEHGVDLVIHSLTKFMNGHGDALGGAVIGRRELVSAIRSRAGVYLGATLSAQNAWLILRGLDTLFPRIRTACATAGVLARHLQGHPGVSAVCWPGLESHPQRALVVRQMDLPGAMVTFQCPDAPVVARRMAERFRTIHYAFSLGHQRSLCVLIGTEEIQASTYRMEGAALADWRAWAGEGVFRLSVGLEDPEDLIEDLDRALAP from the coding sequence ATGGCAGGTCAGGGCGAGGGGCAGCGGCCGGCGACGCGGGCACTGGATGGCGGGCTGCGGCCCGACCCGGTGACCGGGGCCATCGCGCCCGGCATCTCGATGTCGGTCAACAACCTCTTCGTGCCGGGGGAGGCGGGGTTTTCGGCCGAGGGCGCGGACCTGACCCAGCAGCCCTTCCTGTACGCCCGCTGGACCAACCCCACCGTCCGTGACCTTGAACGCCGGCTTGCGGCGCTGGAGGGGGCGGAGGATGCGATGGCGGCGGCCACCGGGGTGGGCGCCATCGCGGCGGTGTTCCTGGGGCTCTTGAAGGCCGGGGATCACCTGATCGTGTCGGATGTCTGCTATGCCGGGGCCTTTGAGCTGGCCACGCGGGTCCTGACGGACCTGGGGATAGCGGTGACGCCGGTGAACCTGTCGGACCTGGCGGCGGCCGAGGCGGCGATCCGGCCCGAGACGCGGCTGATCCACGCCGAGACGCCCTGCAACCCGATCCTGCGGCTGACCGACCTGGCGGCGCTGTCGGCGCTGGCCCATGCGCGGGGGGTGCTGGTCTCGGTCGACTCGACCCTGGCCACGCCGGTTATCACCCGGCCGCTGGAGCATGGGGTGGACCTGGTGATCCATTCCCTGACCAAGTTCATGAACGGCCACGGCGATGCCCTGGGCGGCGCGGTGATCGGGCGGCGGGAGCTGGTGTCGGCCATCCGGTCGCGGGCCGGGGTTTACCTGGGCGCCACGCTGTCGGCCCAGAATGCCTGGCTGATCCTGCGGGGGCTGGACACCCTGTTCCCCCGCATCCGGACCGCCTGCGCCACGGCGGGGGTGCTGGCCCGGCACCTGCAGGGGCATCCGGGGGTCAGCGCCGTGTGCTGGCCGGGGCTGGAGAGCCACCCGCAGCGGGCGCTGGTGGTCCGGCAGATGGACCTGCCCGGCGCCATGGTCACCTTCCAGTGCCCCGACGCCCCGGTGGTGGCCCGGCGGATGGCCGAGAGGTTCCGGACGATCCACTATGCCTTCTCCCTGGGCCACCAGAGGAGCCTTTGCGTCCTGATCGGGACCGAGGAGATCCAGGCCTCGACCTACCGGATGGAGGGGGCGGCGCTGGCGGACTGGCGGGCCTGGGCCGGGGAGGGGGTCTTCCGCCTCTCGGTGGGCCTGGAGGACCCCGAGGACCTGATCGAGGACCTGGACCGGGCCCTGGCTCCCTGA
- a CDS encoding Hsp20 family protein yields MRSFDLAPLYRATVGFDRIADLMDRVITNDVTSQTYPPYNIEKTADDAYRISVAVAGFAAEELSVEVKDGTLVVSARKEPEEGTRTFLHRGIATRAFERRFALADHVRVTGATHDLGMLHVDLVRETPEALKPRRIEIARSGDLEGRALEARTVEAPSH; encoded by the coding sequence ATGCGCAGCTTTGATCTTGCGCCGCTGTACCGCGCCACCGTCGGTTTCGACCGTATCGCCGACCTGATGGACCGCGTGATCACGAATGACGTGACCAGCCAGACCTACCCGCCCTATAACATCGAAAAGACCGCCGACGATGCCTATCGCATCTCGGTCGCGGTTGCCGGCTTCGCCGCCGAAGAGCTTTCGGTCGAGGTGAAGGACGGCACGCTGGTCGTGTCGGCCCGCAAGGAGCCGGAAGAAGGCACCCGCACCTTCCTGCACCGCGGCATCGCGACCCGCGCCTTCGAGCGCCGCTTTGCTCTGGCCGATCATGTGCGCGTCACCGGCGCGACCCATGACCTGGGGATGCTGCACGTCGATCTCGTCCGCGAAACGCCCGAGGCCCTGAAGCCCCGCCGCATCGAGATCGCCCGGTCGGGCGATCTGGAAGGCCGCGCGCTGGAGGCCCGGACGGTCGAGGCGCCGTCCCACTGA